A stretch of the Sphingobacterium thalpophilum genome encodes the following:
- a CDS encoding metal-dependent hydrolase gives MIKATYYGQSCVEFDFDGTKVLLDPFITYNPLAKAIDVHSIKPDFIFLSHGHQDHVADMATIQKNSGATVLAIVETAAWVRRQGVADDKVVEFNLGGTVQLPFGSVKMVYAAHTNSTPDGQYGGFPVGFVFDVQGKKIYFAGDTALTMEMKLLADLNLDWAFLPIGGHYTMDVDDAVKAATFINCASVVGVHYDSFPPITINKQQALDKFQNEDISLLLPQIGETIDL, from the coding sequence ATGATAAAAGCGACTTACTACGGACAATCTTGTGTGGAATTTGACTTCGATGGAACAAAGGTCTTGTTGGACCCGTTTATCACTTACAATCCTTTGGCAAAAGCGATTGATGTCCATTCGATTAAGCCGGATTTCATCTTCCTGAGCCACGGACATCAGGATCATGTGGCTGATATGGCCACAATACAAAAGAACAGCGGTGCGACAGTACTGGCTATTGTTGAGACAGCTGCGTGGGTCAGGAGACAGGGCGTTGCTGATGACAAAGTGGTGGAGTTCAATCTTGGTGGTACGGTTCAGTTGCCTTTTGGTTCTGTCAAGATGGTGTACGCGGCACACACTAACAGCACGCCAGATGGTCAGTATGGAGGCTTTCCTGTAGGCTTTGTATTCGATGTACAAGGAAAGAAAATCTATTTTGCAGGGGATACGGCGCTGACCATGGAAATGAAACTACTGGCGGACCTGAACCTGGACTGGGCATTTCTGCCTATTGGTGGACACTATACGATGGATGTTGATGATGCTGTCAAAGCAGCAACCTTTATCAACTGTGCGAGCGTAGTTGGCGTGCACTATGATTCGTTCCCGCCCATTACAATCAATAAGCAACAGGCGTTGGACAAGTTTCAAAATGAAGATATTTCGCTGTTACTTCCCCAGATTGGTGAGACGATAGACTTATAA
- the folK gene encoding 2-amino-4-hydroxy-6-hydroxymethyldihydropteridine diphosphokinase produces the protein MNEIFILLGTNLGDRFAQLSLAKQYLRSQVGKIIKTSSVYETAAWGVEDQPAFLNQVIVLHSRLSPSECLKQTQQIEQQLGRVRIKKWGERAIDIDLLYFNDEIIDLPDLKIPHPHIGERKFTLIPLAEVAPEHLHPVYKKNSVYLLNICKDSLPVTKISSDEPYRHGLDQSKHV, from the coding sequence ATGAATGAGATTTTTATATTACTGGGGACCAACTTAGGCGATCGCTTTGCACAGCTGTCCTTGGCAAAGCAATATCTCAGATCGCAGGTCGGGAAAATTATAAAGACCTCTTCGGTCTATGAAACAGCCGCCTGGGGTGTAGAGGACCAGCCGGCTTTTCTCAACCAGGTCATCGTGCTGCACTCCCGTCTATCACCTTCCGAGTGCCTGAAACAAACGCAACAGATCGAACAGCAGCTGGGACGAGTGCGGATCAAAAAATGGGGAGAAAGAGCAATCGATATCGATTTACTCTATTTCAATGATGAGATCATCGATCTTCCTGATCTCAAGATCCCCCACCCCCACATTGGCGAACGAAAGTTCACCTTAATCCCCCTCGCCGAGGTCGCTCCGGAACACCTACACCCCGTTTACAAAAAAAATAGTGTATATTTATTGAATATTTGTAAAGACAGCTTACCCGTAACGAAAATTAGCAGCGATGAACCATATCGACACGGACTTGATCAGTCAAAACATGTTTGA
- the sppA gene encoding signal peptide peptidase SppA, which produces MRSFFKYVLATITGILVSFVILFIVFMGIIGAIISSASSDQEVVVKSNSVLFLSFDYEITERSEANPLGSLNLPGYTIKSIGLDDILERIRYAATDGNIKGIYIDAGSIGTGFASLKEIRDELQTFKKTGKFVVAYNAGYNQKAYYVASIADKVYVNPQGTVDFRGLASSTMFYKDLLDKVGVEMQIVKVGTFKSAVEPFFLNQMSDPNRLQVSSYLGSIYDTFINEISASRKIAADSLRAIADGYLVRNADDAVRYKLADAKLYKDELLSDLRKRLHMGEKEEIPFVSLLDYNKKIKSDVSSSEIAVLYATGEIVDGEGKGPGEIGGDKLSRELRALREDDAVKAVVLRINSPGGSALASDIIWREVVLTKKVKPVIVSMGDVAASGGYYIAAAADSIFAEPTTITGSIGVFGVIPNFQNLMNNKIGVHYDGVKTAKFADLMTTFDRPLTAEERDIIQKEVDKVYTTFTGVVAGGRKLSVAAVDSIGQGRVWTGMQGVNNKLVDRLGNVETAIRAAAKKANLSKYKVAQYPEKEDPFTSILNNSKEKVQAWVAREQMGEYYRYFDVIKKATAQSGVQARLPYTVEIY; this is translated from the coding sequence ATGAGATCATTTTTTAAGTATGTGTTAGCTACGATTACAGGGATTTTGGTGTCCTTTGTGATACTGTTTATTGTCTTTATGGGGATCATCGGTGCGATTATAAGTTCAGCATCGTCGGATCAGGAAGTGGTTGTTAAAAGTAATTCGGTGCTCTTTCTATCCTTTGACTACGAAATTACCGAGCGTAGTGAAGCCAATCCGCTGGGCAGCCTGAATCTCCCGGGATACACGATCAAGAGTATTGGGCTGGATGATATTCTGGAAAGGATCAGATATGCGGCCACCGATGGAAATATCAAAGGTATTTATATCGATGCCGGCAGTATTGGGACTGGCTTTGCGAGCCTAAAGGAGATTCGGGACGAATTGCAGACTTTTAAGAAAACAGGGAAGTTTGTCGTTGCTTATAATGCCGGCTATAATCAAAAGGCCTATTATGTGGCCAGTATAGCTGACAAGGTATACGTAAATCCGCAGGGAACTGTCGATTTCAGAGGGCTGGCGAGTTCGACAATGTTCTATAAGGATCTACTGGATAAGGTAGGTGTCGAGATGCAGATCGTAAAAGTCGGGACATTTAAAAGTGCTGTAGAACCTTTTTTTCTGAATCAGATGAGCGATCCAAACCGTCTTCAGGTCAGCTCTTATCTGGGTAGTATATACGACACCTTTATCAATGAAATTTCGGCAAGCAGAAAAATAGCAGCAGACTCATTGAGGGCCATAGCTGATGGCTATCTTGTCCGAAATGCGGATGACGCAGTACGTTATAAACTAGCAGATGCGAAGCTATATAAAGATGAGCTGCTTTCGGATCTGAGAAAACGTCTACATATGGGAGAGAAAGAGGAAATACCTTTTGTATCCTTGCTCGATTATAACAAGAAAATAAAGAGTGATGTCAGCAGCTCTGAGATTGCTGTCCTTTATGCTACAGGTGAGATTGTGGATGGGGAGGGGAAAGGGCCGGGTGAGATCGGCGGCGATAAACTGTCGCGCGAACTACGCGCCTTACGGGAAGACGATGCGGTGAAGGCCGTTGTGCTCCGGATTAACTCGCCGGGAGGATCCGCACTGGCATCTGATATCATTTGGCGGGAAGTGGTGCTGACCAAGAAAGTAAAACCAGTGATCGTCTCGATGGGCGATGTGGCTGCTTCGGGCGGCTATTATATTGCGGCGGCAGCAGATTCTATATTTGCGGAGCCCACGACCATAACCGGTTCGATCGGAGTATTTGGTGTAATACCCAACTTCCAGAATCTGATGAACAATAAGATTGGCGTGCATTACGATGGTGTAAAGACCGCTAAATTTGCGGACTTGATGACGACCTTTGACCGTCCGCTGACTGCTGAAGAAAGGGATATCATCCAAAAGGAAGTTGACAAGGTCTATACAACTTTTACCGGCGTCGTTGCGGGTGGACGTAAGCTGTCTGTAGCCGCGGTGGATAGTATTGGTCAGGGACGTGTGTGGACAGGTATGCAAGGGGTCAACAATAAGCTGGTGGACCGTCTCGGTAATGTGGAAACGGCCATACGCGCAGCAGCTAAGAAAGCAAACTTGAGCAAATACAAGGTCGCACAATACCCCGAAAAGGAGGATCCGTTTACATCGATTCTAAACAATTCGAAGGAGAAGGTCCAGGCTTGGGTAGCAAGAGAACAGATGGGTGAATACTACCGGTATTTTGATGTGATCAAAAAGGCGACAGCGCAGAGTGGGGTTCAGGCTAGGCTACCGTATACAGTGGAGATCTATTGA
- the rho gene encoding transcription termination factor Rho yields MDINELNAKLVSELREIAKLIGIADADKLRKQELIERISNTGGEEEAAPASVEKVAKANEENPEQAERTTRKRVRTVKTAEPVTVRKREVAENPENSAAETVSAADKGPQPDKTPQTPKAETTPPSTDFDNVIVNEGVLEIMPDGYGFLRSSDYNYLTSPDDIYVSQSQIKLFGLKTGDTVRGCIRPPKEGEKYFPLVRVEAINGQNPAEVRDRVPFDYLTPLFPDERLNLDMGMGNYSTRIMDLFTPIGKGQRGLIVAQPKTGKTNLLKEVANAIAKNHPEVYLIILLIDERPEEVTDMARSVRAEVVSSTFDEPADRHVKIANIVLEKAKRMVECGHDVVILLDSITRLARAYNTVAPASGKILSGGVDANALHKPKRFFGAARNIENGGSLTILATALTDTGSKMDEVIFEEFKGTGNMELQLDRKLANKRIFPAIDITASSTRRDDLLTDKDTLQRIWVLRNHLSDMNSTEAMEFLQAQLRGTKSNEEFLISMNG; encoded by the coding sequence ATGGATATTAACGAATTAAACGCTAAACTCGTATCAGAATTGCGCGAGATTGCTAAGTTGATCGGTATCGCAGATGCTGATAAATTGCGTAAGCAGGAATTAATAGAAAGAATTAGCAATACGGGTGGGGAAGAAGAAGCAGCTCCAGCTTCTGTCGAAAAGGTTGCTAAAGCAAATGAAGAAAATCCAGAACAAGCTGAACGGACGACGCGAAAGCGAGTAAGGACCGTAAAAACAGCGGAGCCCGTCACTGTACGGAAGCGCGAAGTTGCTGAAAATCCTGAAAATAGCGCTGCCGAGACGGTTTCTGCGGCAGATAAAGGTCCCCAACCTGATAAAACACCGCAAACTCCCAAAGCTGAAACTACTCCTCCTAGTACAGATTTCGATAATGTTATTGTTAATGAAGGTGTTCTTGAAATCATGCCCGATGGATATGGTTTCTTACGTTCTTCAGACTACAACTATCTGACATCGCCTGATGATATCTATGTATCTCAGTCGCAGATTAAACTGTTTGGCTTAAAAACCGGAGATACTGTCCGTGGTTGTATCCGTCCACCAAAGGAAGGCGAAAAATATTTTCCATTGGTAAGGGTGGAGGCTATCAATGGTCAGAATCCAGCTGAGGTACGTGATCGTGTGCCATTTGATTATTTAACACCATTGTTCCCTGACGAGCGTCTAAATCTGGATATGGGGATGGGAAATTATTCTACGCGTATCATGGATCTGTTTACGCCAATTGGAAAGGGACAACGTGGCCTTATCGTTGCTCAGCCTAAAACGGGTAAAACCAACTTGTTGAAGGAAGTAGCAAACGCGATTGCCAAGAACCATCCTGAGGTGTATCTGATTATCTTATTGATCGACGAACGTCCGGAAGAGGTGACCGATATGGCAAGAAGTGTACGGGCAGAGGTGGTATCATCTACCTTTGATGAGCCTGCAGACCGTCATGTGAAGATTGCTAATATCGTTCTGGAAAAGGCGAAACGTATGGTCGAATGCGGTCACGATGTGGTTATTCTTCTGGATTCCATTACCCGTCTGGCACGGGCTTATAATACAGTGGCACCTGCTTCTGGTAAGATATTGTCGGGAGGTGTGGATGCCAATGCTCTTCACAAGCCCAAACGTTTCTTCGGTGCTGCGCGGAACATTGAAAACGGTGGTTCGTTGACTATTTTGGCTACCGCATTGACCGATACAGGTTCTAAAATGGATGAGGTAATCTTTGAAGAGTTTAAAGGTACAGGTAATATGGAGCTGCAGCTTGACCGTAAGCTGGCGAACAAACGTATCTTCCCTGCGATTGACATTACTGCATCCAGCACACGCCGGGACGACCTGTTGACAGACAAAGATACGCTACAGCGCATCTGGGTACTTCGCAACCATTTGTCGGATATGAACTCGACAGAGGCCATGGAATTTTTACAGGCACAACTGCGTGGTACTAAATCAAATGAAGAATTTTTGATTAGTATGAATGGGTAA
- a CDS encoding thymidine kinase: MLFSEHNLTWRPARVGSIEVICGSMFSGKTEELIRRLKRAQYARLHVEIFKPAVDKRYDEQWVVSHDSNSIPSTPVDHSSAILLLSADTQVVGIDEAQFFDDGLTEVCVKLANSGIRVIIAGLDMDYKGQPFGPIPSLMAVAEHVTKVHAVCMQCGAPANYSYRLSKDTETVLLGEKEAYEPLCRQCYYNLGQ, from the coding sequence ATGCTTTTTTCTGAACATAACTTGACATGGAGACCAGCTCGAGTGGGAAGTATTGAAGTGATCTGTGGCTCCATGTTTTCCGGCAAGACGGAAGAGTTGATCCGCCGCTTGAAACGAGCACAATACGCACGTCTTCACGTCGAGATCTTCAAGCCTGCCGTCGACAAACGATATGATGAACAATGGGTTGTTTCGCACGATAGCAATAGCATACCATCTACACCGGTCGATCACTCCTCCGCTATTCTATTGTTGAGTGCGGACACGCAGGTTGTAGGCATAGACGAAGCCCAGTTTTTTGATGACGGTTTGACAGAAGTATGTGTCAAATTGGCAAACAGTGGCATTCGGGTCATCATCGCTGGTCTGGACATGGATTATAAGGGACAGCCTTTTGGCCCCATTCCCAGTTTAATGGCTGTCGCCGAACATGTGACCAAAGTACATGCGGTATGTATGCAGTGCGGCGCCCCCGCAAACTATTCCTATAGACTGTCCAAAGACACCGAAACGGTCCTTTTGGGCGAAAAAGAAGCCTATGAGCCCCTTTGCCGCCAATGTTATTATAATCTTGGGCAATAA
- a CDS encoding N-acetylglucosamine kinase, which translates to MIIIADGGSTKTNWCLLDDSNKKIYFNTEGYNPYFVDSEYIVNSLKKGLPQDLPFEKIAEVNYYGAGVHNKEKAQIVVDALQQVFTTAKVEVGHDLLAAARALLGSQAGFAAILGTGTNSCLYDGKEITLNIDSGAYILGDEGSGSYIGKKLLADYVRNLMPKDVKEMFWNTYKMTKDEIMDAVYTKPMPNRFCASFSKFVYDNNVNIEYTRNIVDDAFEAFFKNLVSKYPNYQSYTFNCIGSVGYNFRNVLAEKAEQYGMKVGKILRSPIDDLVQFHIDRAAATATAK; encoded by the coding sequence ATGATAATCATTGCTGACGGGGGATCAACAAAGACAAACTGGTGTTTGTTAGATGATTCAAATAAAAAAATCTACTTCAACACAGAGGGATACAACCCTTATTTTGTTGACAGTGAATACATTGTAAACTCCCTAAAAAAAGGATTGCCGCAAGATTTACCTTTTGAAAAAATTGCGGAAGTAAATTATTATGGCGCCGGGGTGCATAATAAAGAAAAGGCTCAGATCGTGGTTGATGCACTGCAACAAGTATTTACTACTGCGAAAGTAGAGGTGGGACATGATCTTCTCGCCGCAGCCAGAGCATTATTAGGCTCTCAAGCTGGATTTGCAGCAATTTTAGGTACAGGAACCAACTCCTGTCTGTACGACGGCAAAGAAATTACATTAAATATCGATTCGGGTGCGTATATCCTGGGCGATGAGGGGTCAGGCAGTTATATCGGCAAAAAACTACTTGCGGACTACGTCCGGAATCTAATGCCTAAAGATGTCAAAGAAATGTTTTGGAACACCTATAAAATGACCAAAGACGAAATCATGGACGCGGTATACACCAAACCGATGCCCAACCGTTTCTGCGCTAGCTTTAGCAAATTTGTCTATGACAACAACGTCAATATAGAATATACACGTAATATTGTCGACGATGCATTTGAAGCTTTTTTCAAAAATCTAGTCAGCAAATATCCTAATTATCAGAGTTATACTTTCAATTGTATCGGTTCGGTCGGCTACAATTTCAGGAATGTTCTGGCGGAAAAAGCCGAACAGTATGGCATGAAAGTCGGAAAGATTTTACGCTCCCCAATTGATGACTTGGTGCAGTTCCATATCGACCGCGCAGCAGCAACGGCAACAGCCAAATAA
- a CDS encoding Hpt domain-containing protein, whose product MFDDQALIKQFVSMYLIQTPVDLDHLRNAIAAGDLQNIADAAHHIKPTMDYIGAFHLKAKFETLETAAKNSESLEGLRAAFEVLDIEMKELIFELEQYEKTI is encoded by the coding sequence ATGTTTGACGATCAAGCTTTAATCAAACAGTTTGTATCCATGTACCTTATTCAGACGCCTGTCGATCTGGACCATTTGCGCAATGCCATAGCGGCCGGCGACCTCCAGAACATAGCGGACGCCGCTCATCATATCAAACCGACTATGGATTACATCGGTGCTTTCCATCTAAAAGCTAAATTTGAAACGCTCGAGACCGCCGCAAAAAATAGTGAATCCCTTGAGGGACTCCGGGCTGCTTTCGAGGTGCTGGATATTGAAATGAAAGAATTGATCTTCGAACTTGAGCAATATGAAAAAACGATCTAA
- the pssA gene encoding CDP-diacylglycerol--serine O-phosphatidyltransferase — MKKHIPNLLTCLNLFSGCIAVLMALRGDITAVTICVLASGIFDFFDGMVARLLHVKSSIGKELDSLADMVSFGFLPGTLMFMLLQKTFADGSFVPYVGYIVTVFSALRLAKFNLDERQTSDFIGLNTPMNTFYVLSLPYISGKYPELVLNPVFLIGSVLLTSYLLVSEIRLFSMKFSSMDWKTNKFRFIFLFLTLILFLIGRFMALPLILVLYFILSALHFHKKNDLV, encoded by the coding sequence ATGAAAAAACATATTCCGAATCTATTAACCTGCCTTAATCTTTTCAGTGGCTGTATTGCTGTATTGATGGCATTGCGGGGCGATATCACAGCAGTTACGATCTGTGTGCTCGCTTCGGGAATATTTGATTTTTTTGATGGCATGGTCGCCCGGCTGCTTCATGTGAAATCTTCCATTGGTAAAGAGCTGGATTCTTTAGCGGACATGGTGAGTTTTGGTTTTCTACCCGGAACACTGATGTTTATGCTGTTGCAAAAAACGTTCGCCGATGGTTCCTTTGTTCCTTATGTGGGCTATATAGTTACGGTGTTCTCCGCGCTGAGACTGGCCAAGTTCAATTTGGATGAACGGCAAACTTCGGATTTTATTGGGTTGAATACGCCCATGAATACATTTTATGTGCTCTCGCTGCCGTATATTTCAGGCAAGTATCCGGAGCTGGTGCTGAATCCTGTTTTTTTGATTGGAAGTGTTCTATTAACCAGTTATTTGTTGGTCAGCGAGATCCGGTTATTCTCGATGAAGTTTAGTTCGATGGACTGGAAGACAAATAAATTTAGATTTATATTTCTGTTCTTAACGTTGATTCTGTTTTTGATCGGCCGGTTTATGGCACTGCCACTCATTCTCGTGCTCTATTTTATACTATCGGCGCTGCACTTCCATAAAAAAAACGATCTGGTTTAG
- a CDS encoding UDP-2,3-diacylglucosamine diphosphatase, whose protein sequence is MKRSLDILVLSDIHLGTYGSRAKELLLYLESVSPKILILNGDIVDIWQFKKSYFPQEHLKVIKKIIDMSSTGTEVHYITGNHDEMLRKFTDLKLGNIKLSNKLLLSLNNQKVWVFHGDVFDASIHHSKWLAKLGGWGYDKLIQLNNIINFCLDKLGKEKYSLSKKIKNSVKKAVKYISDFEHTATELAIENNYDFVICGHIHQPQIKEVITRKGTCTYMNSGDWIENLSSLEYKNGEWQLFYFEEHKEQILKNKIIDTPLFSLEDLKKIVISS, encoded by the coding sequence ATGAAAAGAAGCCTTGATATACTTGTACTTTCCGACATCCATCTGGGTACCTACGGAAGCCGTGCAAAAGAACTTTTACTTTACCTGGAGTCAGTATCCCCCAAAATACTTATACTCAACGGAGATATTGTCGATATCTGGCAGTTTAAAAAAAGTTATTTTCCACAAGAGCATTTGAAAGTGATCAAAAAGATCATCGATATGAGTTCTACAGGTACTGAGGTGCATTATATCACTGGAAATCATGATGAAATGCTGCGCAAGTTTACCGACCTCAAACTTGGAAACATCAAATTGAGCAACAAGTTACTGCTCTCGCTCAACAACCAAAAAGTATGGGTCTTTCATGGCGACGTATTTGATGCATCAATCCATCACTCAAAATGGCTGGCCAAATTAGGCGGATGGGGATACGATAAGCTGATCCAGCTGAACAACATCATCAACTTTTGCCTCGACAAACTGGGCAAGGAGAAATATTCCCTTTCAAAAAAGATTAAAAATTCTGTCAAAAAGGCTGTTAAATATATCTCAGATTTTGAACATACCGCCACCGAACTGGCAATAGAAAACAACTACGACTTTGTTATCTGCGGACATATCCACCAGCCACAGATCAAAGAAGTAATCACCAGAAAGGGTACCTGTACATATATGAATTCGGGCGACTGGATTGAAAACCTGAGCAGCCTTGAATACAAAAATGGCGAATGGCAATTATTCTATTTCGAAGAGCACAAAGAGCAAATTCTGAAAAACAAAATTATTGATACGCCGCTTTTCAGTTTGGAGGATTTAAAGAAAATCGTCATATCGTCTTAG
- a CDS encoding glucose transporter: MEQQQTKTNYPALYTLIIVFFFWGFIAAGNSVFIPFCKNYFHLDQFQSQLIDFAFYTAYYIGALLLFIFSSIGGKDLVGKWGYKKSIVYGLLFSALGAAAMIVAVEVNLYIGMLLGLFVVALGFSLQQTAANPFAVLLGDPKTGASRVNLGGGVNSFGTTIGPLVIGFSLFGTFEPISDSEIANLPLNKVVYLYIGVGLLFLLAAALFNFSKKVPAGISDEPMEKANKALRTLIVMTLLLFGMFTPVFLSYKSDLALHIEQLHQQVSSLTDQVQIDQLKAQIKDVAKPLETQRMLWLAGALVVMIGGLLFANRSAQKNPEGWGAMKYPQLALGMLALFIYVGIEVAIGSNLGELLTLKEFGSLQSSQITPYVSMYWGSMMIGRWAGAITAFNLSKSTKNGLLIVVPLIAFSIIIGVNTLAGFEMSHLYYYVVCIILQIVAFYLSKEKPARTLIIFGLFGIIAMLIGLFSSGTVAIYAFLSGGLACSIMWSSIFSLSIVGLGKYTAQGSAFLVMMILGGGVLPPIQGKLADIIGIHNSYILPLVGFCYIVFFAIFVRGILTKQGINIDEIEAEGAH; the protein is encoded by the coding sequence ATGGAACAGCAACAGACTAAAACCAATTACCCCGCGCTCTACACACTGATTATTGTGTTTTTCTTTTGGGGCTTCATTGCGGCAGGAAACAGCGTATTTATCCCTTTCTGCAAGAATTACTTTCACCTTGATCAATTTCAGTCGCAACTTATAGATTTTGCCTTCTATACGGCATACTATATCGGTGCATTGCTCCTTTTTATCTTCAGTTCGATAGGTGGTAAGGACCTTGTCGGAAAATGGGGCTACAAAAAAAGTATTGTTTACGGACTCCTTTTTTCAGCATTGGGCGCCGCAGCAATGATAGTAGCTGTAGAGGTGAATTTGTACATAGGTATGTTGTTAGGTCTATTTGTTGTGGCACTCGGTTTTTCGCTTCAGCAGACAGCAGCCAATCCCTTCGCCGTGTTGTTGGGAGATCCCAAAACAGGCGCTTCCCGTGTCAACCTTGGAGGAGGTGTAAACTCCTTCGGAACGACGATTGGCCCGTTGGTGATCGGATTTTCATTGTTCGGTACCTTTGAACCTATTTCTGATTCCGAAATTGCTAACCTGCCATTAAACAAGGTGGTTTACCTATATATTGGCGTTGGCCTGCTATTTCTTCTGGCAGCTGCCCTATTCAACTTTAGTAAGAAGGTCCCTGCCGGAATTAGCGACGAACCCATGGAGAAAGCGAATAAGGCCTTACGTACCTTGATCGTGATGACCCTTTTGTTATTCGGTATGTTCACACCGGTCTTTTTAAGCTACAAAAGCGACCTGGCCCTACACATCGAACAGTTGCATCAGCAGGTTTCCAGCCTGACAGATCAGGTGCAGATCGACCAGTTAAAAGCACAAATAAAGGACGTGGCCAAGCCGCTTGAAACACAACGTATGTTATGGTTAGCAGGGGCATTGGTAGTCATGATAGGCGGCCTGCTTTTTGCAAACAGAAGTGCGCAAAAAAATCCTGAAGGCTGGGGAGCGATGAAATATCCACAATTGGCCTTGGGCATGTTGGCCTTATTTATTTATGTAGGTATCGAGGTGGCTATTGGAAGCAACCTCGGAGAATTGCTAACGTTAAAAGAATTTGGCAGCCTACAGTCTTCACAGATCACACCTTACGTATCGATGTACTGGGGCAGCATGATGATCGGACGCTGGGCTGGTGCCATCACAGCATTCAATCTAAGCAAGTCAACCAAAAACGGTTTACTCATCGTCGTCCCCTTGATTGCATTTTCTATTATCATAGGTGTAAATACCCTTGCAGGCTTTGAAATGTCGCACCTTTATTACTATGTGGTCTGCATCATTCTTCAGATCGTGGCTTTTTACCTGAGTAAAGAAAAACCTGCACGTACCTTGATCATTTTTGGTTTATTCGGCATTATAGCCATGCTAATCGGCCTATTCTCGTCGGGCACAGTAGCCATTTACGCGTTTCTGTCTGGCGGTCTGGCCTGCTCCATCATGTGGTCGTCTATTTTTAGCTTGTCCATCGTTGGCCTAGGAAAATATACAGCCCAAGGATCGGCTTTCCTTGTTATGATGATTCTCGGCGGTGGTGTTCTTCCTCCTATACAGGGAAAATTAGCAGATATTATTGGCATCCATAACTCATATATCCTACCCTTAGTCGGATTCTGCTATATCGTATTCTTTGCCATATTTGTCAGAGGAATTTTGACTAAACAAGGCATTAATATTGATGAGATTGAAGCCGAAGGCGCACACTAA
- a CDS encoding YbaB/EbfC family nucleoid-associated protein, which produces MFDKLFQAQQKAEEIKKRLDTISVSGEVEGGLIRVIATANKEIKEITIDPVFLSNADKEELEELLVVALNKAITQADQISQAEMQAASKDMLGGLSGLFNQ; this is translated from the coding sequence ATGTTTGACAAACTATTTCAAGCGCAACAAAAAGCGGAGGAGATCAAGAAACGGTTAGATACGATTTCGGTGTCGGGTGAAGTGGAAGGCGGGTTGATCCGCGTGATCGCAACCGCTAATAAGGAGATCAAAGAAATTACGATAGATCCTGTTTTTTTGTCCAATGCCGATAAAGAGGAATTGGAAGAACTATTGGTTGTCGCCCTGAACAAAGCGATCACGCAAGCAGATCAGATCAGTCAGGCGGAAATGCAGGCGGCTAGCAAAGATATGCTGGGCGGACTAAGTGGATTGTTTAATCAATAG